Proteins from a genomic interval of Gluconacetobacter diazotrophicus PA1 5:
- the rfbA gene encoding glucose-1-phosphate thymidylyltransferase RfbA, which produces MKGILLAGGSGTRLHPMTLATSKQLLPVYDKPMIYYPLSTLMLAGIRDIMIISTPDDLPQFRRLLGDGTQYGVRFTYRVQPSPDGIAQAFLIAEDWLQGAACALALGDNLIFADHLSVLLQAAARRDVGATVFAYQVQDPERYGVVSFDADGRARDLVEKPAQPTSRWAVTGLYFYDSRVSAFARAIRPSARGELEITDLNRIYLEEGSLQVEKLGRGCAWLDAGVPDALMQAGMFVQTIQSRQGMLVGSPAEVAFRMGFIDAAQLRDVAGAIRKTDLGRLLRDMAEDAA; this is translated from the coding sequence ATGAAGGGCATCCTGCTGGCCGGCGGGTCGGGCACGCGGCTGCACCCGATGACGCTGGCGACCAGCAAGCAGTTGCTGCCGGTCTATGACAAGCCGATGATCTACTACCCGCTTTCGACGCTGATGCTGGCGGGCATCCGGGACATCATGATCATCTCGACGCCCGACGACCTGCCGCAGTTCCGCCGCCTGCTGGGCGACGGGACGCAGTATGGGGTGCGCTTCACCTATCGCGTCCAGCCTTCGCCGGACGGCATCGCCCAGGCCTTCCTGATCGCGGAGGACTGGCTGCAGGGCGCGGCCTGCGCGCTGGCGCTGGGCGACAACCTGATCTTCGCCGACCATCTGAGCGTGCTGCTGCAGGCGGCGGCGCGGCGCGATGTCGGCGCCACGGTGTTCGCCTACCAGGTGCAGGACCCCGAACGCTATGGCGTGGTGAGCTTCGACGCCGACGGCCGCGCCCGGGACCTGGTGGAAAAGCCCGCCCAGCCGACGTCGCGCTGGGCGGTGACGGGGCTGTATTTCTACGACTCCCGCGTCAGCGCCTTCGCCCGCGCGATCCGCCCCTCGGCCCGGGGCGAGCTGGAGATCACGGACCTGAACCGGATCTATCTGGAAGAAGGCTCGCTGCAGGTGGAAAAGCTGGGCCGGGGCTGCGCCTGGCTGGATGCCGGGGTACCCGACGCGCTGATGCAGGCCGGGATGTTCGTGCAGACCATCCAGTCCCGCCAGGGCATGCTGGTCGGATCGCCCGCCGAGGTCGCCTTCCGCATGGGCTTCATCGACGCCGCGCAACTGCGCGACGTCGCGGGCGCGATCCGCAAGACCGATCTGGGCCGCCTGCTGCGCGACATGGCGGAGGACGCCGCATAG
- a CDS encoding TonB-dependent receptor encodes MHGAAVPAQSAATPLPSNRTSSRTPVAPAQKIDPRTHAAAPPAPAPKAETLVVTRQATAPDARRFALPQTSAGIDRRTIEATVNIVDTEDALKYLPSLLLRKRNNGDTQATLETRTWGVNSSARSLVYVDDAPISALISNNNTNGAPRWGMVTPEQIERIDMLYGPFAAEYPGNSMGGVVLVTTRMPDRFTATVKQTGSVQTYDAYRTRGNYGTANSAVTIGDRIGRLSWLFSANREESLGQPLFFVTSSGMPAGTTGGIAALSKTGSVANVMGAGGLQHSTTDNVTLRLAYDFTPWLRLNYTVGYWDNQTRARSQSYLTNAAGAATFGGVAGFANDTYTYDEQHLMNAVSLKTRTQGHWDGEAIFTDYDYLKDIQRNPAGVLGGTNFTPNGYIARMDGSGWMTADVKGIWRPSGVGGAHELSFGGHRDQYDLENPTYNTGNWASSPAAGNGTLHSSGRGTTTTYALWAQEAWKFAPGFTLTVGGRLEFWRASNGFNQAGAVAASQPPEHSTNFSPKATLAWRINPDWTAKLSFGEAWRYPTVSELYQIVSTGGTYAVPNATLRPEQVFSSEAMIERRTHSGSLRLSLFQENTHNALISQSTLLNNIYTTTFQNVTEVRNRGVEFVAERRDLLIKGFDLSNSLTYVDSRILSDPGFQSSTGTTAAGKHVPYVPDWRDTVQATWHATKRLDLSAALRYQGRMYSTLDNTDRVGHVFGAFDKFLVADVHVHWHVTGPLTFDAGIDNINNARYYEYHPFPMRTYVADLKASF; translated from the coding sequence ATGCATGGCGCGGCCGTACCCGCCCAATCGGCGGCCACGCCCCTCCCCTCCAACCGCACCTCCAGCAGGACACCGGTCGCGCCGGCACAGAAGATCGATCCGCGAACGCACGCCGCCGCGCCGCCCGCGCCCGCGCCCAAGGCCGAGACGCTGGTCGTGACCCGGCAGGCCACGGCGCCGGACGCCAGGCGCTTCGCGCTGCCGCAGACCAGCGCGGGCATCGACCGGCGGACGATCGAGGCGACCGTCAACATCGTCGATACCGAAGACGCGCTGAAATACCTGCCCAGCCTGCTGCTGCGCAAACGCAACAACGGCGACACGCAGGCCACGCTCGAAACCCGGACCTGGGGCGTCAATTCCAGTGCCCGCAGCCTGGTCTATGTCGACGATGCCCCGATCTCGGCCCTGATTTCCAACAACAACACGAACGGCGCGCCGCGCTGGGGCATGGTGACACCCGAGCAGATCGAACGGATCGACATGCTCTACGGCCCGTTCGCGGCGGAATATCCCGGCAATTCCATGGGCGGCGTCGTGCTGGTCACCACGCGGATGCCCGACCGTTTCACGGCCACGGTCAAGCAGACCGGCAGCGTGCAGACCTATGATGCCTACCGGACCAGGGGGAACTACGGCACCGCGAACAGTGCGGTGACGATCGGCGACCGGATCGGCCGCCTGTCCTGGCTGTTCAGCGCCAACCGGGAGGAAAGCCTGGGCCAGCCGCTGTTCTTCGTCACCAGTTCCGGCATGCCGGCCGGCACGACGGGCGGGATCGCGGCGCTGAGCAAGACGGGGTCGGTCGCAAACGTCATGGGAGCGGGCGGGCTGCAGCACAGCACGACCGATAACGTGACGCTGCGCCTTGCCTATGATTTCACGCCATGGCTGCGCCTGAACTATACGGTCGGATACTGGGACAACCAGACCCGCGCCCGGTCGCAATCCTACCTGACCAATGCCGCCGGTGCCGCCACCTTCGGCGGTGTCGCGGGCTTCGCCAACGACACCTACACGTATGACGAACAGCACCTGATGAACGCGGTCTCGCTGAAGACCAGGACGCAGGGCCATTGGGACGGGGAAGCCATCTTCACGGACTATGACTACCTGAAGGACATCCAGCGCAATCCGGCCGGCGTGCTGGGCGGCACGAACTTCACGCCGAACGGCTATATCGCGCGCATGGACGGGTCCGGCTGGATGACGGCGGACGTCAAGGGAATCTGGCGCCCCAGCGGCGTCGGCGGCGCGCATGAACTCAGCTTCGGCGGCCATCGGGACCAGTACGACCTGGAAAACCCGACCTACAACACCGGCAACTGGGCGTCCTCGCCCGCGGCAGGAAACGGCACGCTCCATTCCAGCGGGCGTGGAACGACGACGACCTATGCCCTCTGGGCGCAGGAGGCATGGAAGTTCGCGCCGGGCTTTACGCTGACGGTCGGCGGAAGGCTGGAATTCTGGCGGGCCTCCAACGGCTTCAACCAGGCCGGCGCCGTCGCCGCCAGCCAGCCGCCGGAACATTCGACCAATTTTTCGCCCAAGGCGACGCTGGCGTGGCGGATCAACCCGGACTGGACCGCCAAACTGTCCTTCGGCGAGGCCTGGCGCTACCCGACGGTGTCCGAGCTGTACCAGATCGTCTCGACCGGCGGAACATATGCCGTCCCCAACGCCACCCTGCGGCCCGAACAGGTGTTCTCCAGCGAGGCCATGATCGAACGCCGCACGCACAGCGGCAGCCTGCGCCTGTCGCTGTTCCAGGAAAACACGCACAACGCACTGATCTCGCAAAGCACGTTGCTGAACAACATCTATACGACGACGTTCCAGAACGTGACCGAGGTGCGCAATCGCGGCGTGGAATTCGTGGCGGAACGGCGCGACCTTCTGATCAAGGGCTTCGACCTGTCAAACAGCTTGACCTATGTCGATTCCCGCATTCTCTCCGACCCCGGCTTCCAGAGTTCGACCGGCACCACCGCCGCCGGCAAGCATGTGCCCTATGTGCCGGACTGGCGCGACACGGTACAGGCCACGTGGCACGCGACGAAGCGCCTCGATCTGTCGGCGGCGCTTCGCTACCAGGGCCGGATGTATTCCACGCTGGACAATACCGACCGTGTCGGCCACGTCTTCGGCGCGTTCGATAAATTCCTTGTTGCGGACGTGCATGTTCACTGGCACGTCACGGGACCGCTGACGTTCGATGCCGGCATCGATAATATCAACAATGCCCGGTATTACGAATATCATCCGTTTCCGATGCGGACGTATGTTGCGGATCTGAAGGCCAGTTTTTAA
- a CDS encoding phytanoyl-CoA dioxygenase family protein, whose protein sequence is MFKTFTWILSCPIWALQLFTGAKSFRDNPLIGSRALNERGLHVLRQAMAHRATAWRRRRLGRGVPAPLAAAFARDGFVVVPDFLPAEAFSQLLDDVTRYRGPARETIQGDTVTRRIALDPRVLAGMPGMRRLLDRRLLGKLTRLAGGRDCEPLYYIQTILPHAVTGDPDPQLQLHADTFHPTVKAWFTLTDVAEDSSPFIYVPGSHIITPARRAWEKRMSIEASGSENRLTGRGSFRVDEDTISAMGYPPPRSFPLPANTLIVADTGGFHARGAARDAGMRVEVWAYERGNPFCAPPVDLWRIPALGRWRVPVMWAFGDWLEESGLGRQVWRRRGTVGAFDRDVAGHAAAKVRQDMSGWPGRVSAGLVRKGLLFLKKKKQKDF, encoded by the coding sequence ATGTTCAAGACGTTCACGTGGATACTGTCCTGTCCCATCTGGGCGCTTCAGCTTTTTACCGGCGCGAAATCATTCCGTGACAATCCGCTGATCGGCAGCCGGGCGCTGAATGAACGGGGGCTGCATGTCCTGCGCCAGGCCATGGCGCATCGGGCCACCGCCTGGCGGCGGCGGCGGCTGGGGCGCGGCGTTCCCGCTCCTCTGGCGGCCGCGTTCGCGCGGGATGGTTTCGTCGTCGTCCCGGATTTCCTGCCGGCCGAAGCATTCAGCCAGCTTCTTGATGACGTCACGCGCTATCGCGGGCCGGCGCGCGAGACCATACAGGGCGACACGGTCACCCGCCGCATCGCGCTCGATCCCAGGGTGCTGGCCGGGATGCCCGGCATGCGGCGCCTGCTGGACAGGCGGCTGCTGGGCAAGCTGACACGGCTGGCCGGTGGCCGCGATTGCGAACCGCTTTATTATATCCAGACCATTCTTCCGCATGCCGTCACGGGCGACCCCGACCCGCAGCTTCAGCTTCATGCCGATACCTTCCATCCGACGGTCAAGGCGTGGTTCACCCTGACCGACGTCGCGGAAGACAGCAGCCCGTTCATCTATGTCCCTGGTTCGCACATCATCACCCCAGCGCGCCGGGCCTGGGAAAAACGAATGAGCATCGAGGCATCCGGATCGGAAAACCGTCTGACCGGCCGGGGATCTTTCCGTGTCGATGAAGACACCATTTCCGCCATGGGCTACCCGCCGCCGCGCTCCTTTCCGCTGCCGGCGAATACGCTGATCGTCGCGGATACGGGTGGCTTTCATGCGCGCGGGGCCGCCCGGGACGCCGGTATGCGGGTCGAGGTCTGGGCGTACGAACGCGGGAATCCGTTTTGTGCCCCGCCGGTCGATCTGTGGCGCATTCCGGCCCTGGGCCGGTGGCGCGTGCCTGTGATGTGGGCTTTTGGCGACTGGCTGGAGGAAAGCGGCCTGGGGCGGCAGGTCTGGCGCAGGCGCGGCACTGTCGGCGCGTTCGACCGCGACGTTGCCGGTCATGCGGCGGCCAAGGTTCGGCAGGACATGTCGGGGTGGCCTGGGCGGGTCAGCGCTGGTTTGGTGCGGAAGGGTCTTCTTTTTCTGAAGAAAAAGAAGCAAAAAGACTTTTGA